A window from Citrus sinensis cultivar Valencia sweet orange chromosome 5, DVS_A1.0, whole genome shotgun sequence encodes these proteins:
- the LOC102629743 gene encoding uncharacterized protein At4g08330, chloroplastic, whose translation MEESVYVNGSHHHSFSSSISQRHVSYSCGSCGYELNLSSCNRNISSIGLKYGKSMKRGIISFVDIDESRFTQVDELQCIPHFSKNSWGILRHRTKLLCRKCGNPIGIAYTDKTSAYSPKSNGSDSPSVPGASGRRKYDVRIRALQPSSSEESGIPLFS comes from the exons atggaggaaTCTGTGTATGTTAATGGAAGTCACCATCACTCCTTTTCTTCATCGATTTCTCAAAGACATGTTAGCTACAG CTGTGGTTCTTGTGGGTATGAGCTAAACCTTAGCTCTTGTAATAGAAACATCTCATCTATTGGATTAAAATACGGAAAATCTATGAAGCGAGGGATAATATCGTTCGTAGACATAGATGAGAGCAGATTTACTCAAGTTGATGAGTTGCAATGCATACCCCACTTCTCCAAAAACTCGTGGGGCATTTTGCGCCATAGAACCAAACTTCTCTGCCGTAAGTGTGGTAACCCTATTGGAATTGCTTATACCGACAAAACCTCAGCATACTCACCCAAATCAAATGGATCAGATTCACCTTCAGTCCCTGGTGCTTCTGGTCGTAGGAAATATGATGTTAGAATACGTGCCTTACAGCCTTCATCCAGTGAGGAATCTGGCATTCCACTCTTCTCATGA
- the LOC102630024 gene encoding photosystem II 22 kDa protein, chloroplastic produces MAQTMLLMSGVSTSHAGNLKRDSLVTFQTQMLRPKPFSHLMFNPLSNESLTAAAASSSSKAFSTVALFKSKTKAPPKTKKVESKPKVEDGIFGTSGGFGFTKQNELFVGRVAMIGFAASLLGEGITGKGILAQLNLETGIPIYEAEPLLLFFILFTLLGAIGALGDRGKFVDEPDEPTGLGGAVIPPGKSLRSALGLKEGGPIFGFTKSNELFVGRLAQLGIAFSLIGEIITGKGALAQLNIETGIPINEIEPLVLFNVIFFFVAALNPGTGKFVTDEDEE; encoded by the exons atggctcaaACTATGCTGCTCATGTCTGGGGTTTCCACTAGCCACGCAGGAAACTTGAAAAGAGACTCTTTAGTCACATTTCAAACGCAGATGCTGAGACCTAAGCCATTCTCTCATCTTATGTTCAACCCACTCTCTAATGAATCTTTAACTGCTGCTGCGGCTTCTTCATCATCTAAAGCTTTTTCTACTGTTGCCCTCTTCAAATCTAAAACCAAAGCTCCACCCAAGACCAAGAAG GTTGAATCAAAGCCAAAAGTTGAGGATGGTATCTTTGGGACCTCTGGAGGATTTGGTTTTACAAAGCAAAATGAGCTCTTTGTTGGTCGTGTTGCCATGATTGGCTTTGCT GCTTCCTTGTTGGGTGAGGGAATAACTGGGAAGGGGATTCTAGCTCAGTTGAATTTAGAGACCGGAATTCCAATCTATGAAGCAGAGCCactgcttttatttttcatcttgTTCACCTTGCTTGGAGCAATTGGAGCTTTGGGTGACCGTGGTAAGTTCGTTGATGAGCCAGATGAGCCCACTGGGCTCGGAGGAGCTGTCATTCCTCCAGGCAAAAGCTTAAGATCAGCGTTGGGTCTCAAGGAAGGAG GTCCCATATTTGGATTCACGAAGTCAAACGAGCTGTTTGTGGGAAGATTGGCTCAGTTGGGTATTGCATTCTCTTTGATTGGAGAAATCATAACAGGGAAAGGAGCTCTAGCACAACTCAACATTGAGACTGGGATCCCCATCAACGAAATCGAACCACTTGTGCTGTTCAACgttatcttcttctttgttgCCGCATTGAATCCTGGAACTGGTAAATTTGTCACAGATGAAGATGAGGAGTAG
- the LOC102630322 gene encoding filament-like plant protein, translating into MEKRKWLWKRRSSERSPGETDSSGSISSHSERYSDDQEALKASPNDNAQSPEVTSKAVANGEDIRDNVRALTEKLSAALVNVSAKEDLVKQHAKVAEEAIAGWEKAENEAVLLKNKLEASAQQNSTLEDKVSHLDGALKECVRQLRLAKEEQEQKIHEAVEKKTRECESMKLEFESRLLELQSKAETAKSEPSYHMDPDLFEKLEFLEKENSALKMELLIQSEELEIRAIERDLSNQAAETASKQHLDSIKKVAKLEAECRRLKAMACRASSTNDHKSAAASSNCAESLVDSQSDSWERLNAVEMDIRKMGGTEPNMSEPSCSDSWASALIAELDQFKNEKAVNRNLSASSPEIDLMDDFLEMEQLAAMPNNKSGKHVESGNVTTQSTLAESSLRAEREAMIHRTAELEQKLERMDAEKVDLEEKLDKMDAEKADLEEKLEQMDAEKAELEEKLDKMDAEKAKLEEKIEKTEAEKAELEMALAKSQDSVEASELQLREATMQLEELQRELNLVNESKQIVESNVSSMEMEAQTMTAKINSLEEEVEMERALSMQITVKCQKLEEEQWRMKQEVELQQIAKSNAEVKIKQEDLEVAAGKLAECQKTIQSLGKQLKSLATLEDFLIDTASIPEFSRAALPIPKTVGESWKLPSNVTFSHKRDLNSPGVVAGTTCPSISKNDGNTPPSSSSSTSSAMPSNQINPEKNRNGFAKFFSRTKNGIQLEL; encoded by the exons ATGGAAAAGCGAAAATGGTTATGGAAGAGGAGGTCCTCTGAGAGAAGCCCTGGAGAAACTGACAGTTCAGGATCGATTTCTTCACATTCGGAGAGATACTCTGATGACCAG GAAGCTCTAAAGGCATCTCCTAATGACAATGCCCAGTCACCTGAAGTGACCTCAAAAGCTGTAGCTAATGGAGAAGATATCCGTGATAATGTTAGGGCTTTGACAGAAAAATTATCTGCTGCTCTAGTGAATGTTAGTGCTAAAGAAGACCTGGTGAAGCAGCATGCCAAAGTTGCTGAAGAAGCTATTGCAG gttgggaaaaagctgaaaatgaAGCAGTGCTCCTAAAGAATAAACTCGAGGCTTCTGCACAGCAGAACTCAACACTGGAAGACAAGGTGAGCCATCTTGATGGGGCCCTAAAGGAATGTGTTAGGCAGTTGAGACTAGCAAAAGAGGAGCAGGAGCAGAAGATTCATGAAGCTGTAGAGAAAAAAACACGTGAGTGTGAATCCATGAAGCTTGAATTTGAAAGCCGACTTCTTGAGCTCCAGAGCAAAGCAGAGACTGCTAAATCTGAACCTTCTTATCACATGGACCCTGATCTTTTTGAGAAGCTTGAATTTTTGGAGAAAGAGAACTCAGCTCTTAAGATGGAGCTCCTGATACAGTCTGAGGAGTTAGAAATTAGGGCGATTGAGAGGGACCTGAGTAACCAAGCTGCTGAAACAGCCAGCAAGCAACATTTAGACAGCATAAAGAAGGTGGCCAAGCTTGAGGCTGAGTGTCGGAGGTTAAAGGCAATGGCTTGTAGAGCTTCATCGACTAACGATCACAAGTCTGCTGCTGCCTCCTCAAATTGTGCTGAATCTCTAGTGGATAGTCAATCAGATAGTTGGGAGCGGCTTAATGCTGTGGAGATGGATATCCGCAAGATGGGTGGCACAGAGCCGAACATGTCTGAGCCAAGTTGCTCTGACTCATGGGCATCAGCTCTAATTGCTGAGCTTGATCagttcaaaaatgaaaaggctGTTAATAGAAATCTCTCGGCCTCATCTCCTGAAATTGATCTAATGGATGATTTTCTTGAAATGGAGCAGCTAGCTGCAATGCCCAATAATAAGAGTGGAAAACATGTTGAATCAGGAAATGTTACCACGCAATCCACGCTTGCAGAAAGTTCATTAAGAGCTGAACGTGAAGCCATGATTCATCGAACAGCGGAACTGGAACAAAAACTAGAAAGGATGGATGCAGAGAAAGTTGATTTGGAAGAAAAACTAGACAAGATGGATGCAGAGAAAGCTGATCTGGAAGAAAAACTAGAACAGATGGATGCGGAGAAAGCTGAACTGGAAGAAAAACTAGACAAGATGGATGCAGAGAAAGCTAAACtggaagaaaaaatagaaaagacgGAAGCAGAAAAAGCTGAACTGGAGATGGCTCTAGCCAAAAGTCAAGACTCTGTTGAGGCGTCAGAGCTTCAGCTGAGGGAGGCTACTATGCAGTTAGAGGAGCTCCAAAGGGAGCTGAATTTGGTAAATGAATCAAAGCAGATTGTTGAGTCTAATGTGAGTAGCAtggaaatggaagctcaaacAATGACTGCAAAGATCAACTCATTAGAAGAAGAGGTTGAAATGGAGAGGGCTTTGTCAATGCAGATTACAGTCAAGTGCCAGAAGTTGGAGGAAGAGCAATGGAGAATGAAACAAGAAGTTGAGCTTCAACAAATTGCCAAGTCAAATGCTGAAGTAAAGATAAAACAG GAGGACCTGGAAGTGGCAGCAGGGAAACTTGCTGAGTGCCAGAAAACAATACAATCTCTGGGGAAGCAACTGAAATCTCTGGCAACATTAGAAGACTTTCTGATTGACACTGCAAGCATACCAGAGTTCTCTCGGGCAGCATTGCCGATTCCCAAAACTGTCGGAGAATCATGGAAGTTACCTTCTAATGTAACATTTTCACACAAGAGAGACTTGAATTCTCCAGGTGTAGTTGCTGGGACCACTTGTCCTTCAATAAGTAAGAATGATGGGAACACGCCCCCATCTTCGTCTTCATCTACATCATCTGCCATGccatcaaatcaaatcaatccTGAGAAGAACCGAAATGGTTTTGCAAAGTTCTTCTCGCGGACTAAGAATGGAATACAATTAGAACTTTAG
- the LOC102631224 gene encoding uncharacterized protein LOC102631224, giving the protein MARTSTKQSDKNKVGVFFLATLLLWSVSVLFEIAFNKRKELLFIVAGACFFQIANWVIRLLVSRDPLFVNTSVSLLHSTITSVSVVFIVVNQWLRNGLNGMFEHSELVGSAWLWAYPALCFSCGYFAYDQWDMLQYRLYSGLIPGILVHHLLLLVCFTLALYRNVTINYLILTLICELHSIFLHVRKVRRMAGIRDSKSRIVRVEWVLNWITFFLARIASHLLITIKLIRDASKFEKGIELPLALFGMAGMNLLNISLGIDLFNAFKREKNPQQTSYHRRE; this is encoded by the exons ATGGCAAGGACAAGCACCAAACAAAGCGATAAGAACAAAGTAGGGGTCTTCTTTTTGGCCACTCTGCTCCTCTGGTCGGTCTCCGTTTTGTTCGAAATAGCGTTCAATAAGCGCAAGGAGCTTCTCTTTATCGTCGCCGGTGCTTGCTTTTTCCAAATAGCCAACTGGGTCATTCGCCTTTTGGTCTCTCGTGATCCTCTCTTCGTCAACACCTCCGTCTCTCTTCTCCACTCCACCATCACTTCCGTCTCAG TGGTGTTCATAGTGGTTAATCAATGGCTAAGAAATGGATTGAATGGAATGTTTGAGCACTCAGAGTTGGTTGGCAGTGCTTGGCTGTGGGCATACCCTGCTTTATGCTTTTCATGTGGTTACTTTGCTTATGATCAATGGGATATGCTGCAGTATCGATTATACAGTGGTTTGATCCCTGGAATCCTAGTGCATCATCTGTTGCTGCTGGTTTGCTTTACTCTTGCTTTGTATCGAAATGTAACCATCAACTACCTAATTCTCACTCTTATTTGTGAG CTACATTCCATCTTTTTACATGTGAGGAAGGTGCGACGGATGGCTGGTATTCGCGATAGCAAGAGCAGGATTGTTAGGGTGGAATGGGTTCTCAATTGGATCACATTCTTTCTTGCAAGGATTGCATCTCACCTTCTGATTACCATCAAGCTGATCAGAGATGCTTCCAAGTTTGAAAAGGGTATTGAGTTGCCGCTTGCCTTGTTCGGGATGGCTGGCATGAATTTGCTTAACATTTCCCTTGGAATAGACCTCTTCAATGCTTTCAAAAGGGAGAAAAATCCCCAGCAGACGAGTTATCATCGTCGTGAATGA
- the LOC102606628 gene encoding chlorophyllide a oxygenase, chloroplastic yields MTAIATAAALSLPISLYRPAKINAKKSVRGGFRVFALFGEEGGLVDKKSAWSTLFDVEDPRSKVPQCKGKFLDVNQALEVARYDIQYCDWRARQDVLTIMLLHEKVVEVLNPLARDYKSIGTMKKELAELQEDLAQAHRQVHISEARVATALDKLAYMEALVNDRLLQDRHTSGTDQTCASPSTSKQSLDIVKGKLPRKSLNVSGPVQPYNTRLKNFWFPVAFSTDLKDDTMVPFDCFEEPWVIFRGKDGIPGCVQNTCAHRACPLHLGSVNEGRIQCPYHGWEYSTDGKCEKMPSTQLRNVKIKSLPCFEQEGMIWIWPGDEPPTATIPCLLPPSGFEIHAEIVMELPIEHGLLLDNLLDLAHAPFTHTSTFAKGWSVPSLVKFLTPASGLQGYWDPYPIDMEFRPPCMVLSTIGISKPGKLEGQNTRQCATHLHQLHVCLPSSRKKTRLLYRMSLDFASVLKHVPFMQYLWRHFAEQVLNEDLRLVLGQQERMNNGANVWNLPVGYDKLGVRYRLWRDALERGAKQLPFMEPMQTRK; encoded by the exons ATGACCGCCATTGCTACTGCTGCAGCTCTGTCACTTCCAATCTCACTGTACAGACCAGCGAAGATTAATGCgaaaaag AGTGTTCGAGGAGGATTTAGGGTGTTTGCTCTATTTGGGGAGGAAGGAGGGTTGGTAGATAAAAAGAGCGCATGGAGTACGCTCTTCGATGTGGAGGATCCGAGGTCTAAAGTCCCACAATGTAAAGGAAAGTTCTTGGACGTGAATCAAGCCCTTGAGGTGGCTAGATATGATATTCAGTACTGTGATTGGAGGGCTCGACAAGATGTGCTCACAATTATGCTCCTCCATGAAAAG GTTGTGGAAGTTTTAAATCCTTTAGCACGTGATTACAAGTCCATCGGCACCATGAAGAAAGAGCTTGCAGAGTTGCAAGAAGACCTAGCTCAAGCCCATCGACAG GTTCATATATCTGAAGCAAGGGTTGCAACTGCTTTAGATAAACTAGCTTACATGGAAGCATTGGTTAATGATAGGCTGTTGCAAGATAGACACACCTCAGGAACTGATCAAACATGCGCTTCTCCTAGTACTTCCAAGCAATCTCTTGATATTGTAAAAGGAAAGTTGCCTCGGAAAAGCTTGAATGTCTCTGGTCCAGTGCAGCCTTACAATACCCGTTTAAAGAACTTTTGGTTCCCAGTTGCTTTTTCCACTGATCTGAAGGATGATACCATG GTTCCATTTGATTGCTTTGAGGAACCATGGGTTATTTTTCGTGGAAAAGATGGGATACCTGGATGTGTCCAGAATACGTGTGCACATAGAGCATGCCCTCTTCACCTTGGTTCAGTAAATGAGGGTCGCATCCAATGCCCATATCATG GGTGGGAATACTCAACAGATGGGAAATGCGAGAAAATGCCATCTACGCAATTACGTAACGTTAAGATAAAATCATTACCATGTTTTGAACAGGAAGGAATGATATGGATTTGGCCTGGTGATGAGCCTCCAACAGCCACCATTCCTTGTTTACTTCCTCCTTCAGGATTTGAAATCCATGCCGAG ATTGTCATGGAACTTCCAATTGAACATGGACTACTTCTAGATAACCTTTTGGATCTTGCACATGCTCCATTTACTCACACTTCCACGTTCGCCAAGGGATGGAGCGTTCCCAG CTTGGTGAAATTTTTGACACCTGCATCTGGCCTACAAGGATACTGGGACCCTTATCCAATAGATATGGAATTTCGACCACCATGTATGGTGCTATCAACCATTGGCATCTCAAAGCCTGGAAAACTGGAAGGACAGAATACCAGGCAGTGCGCAACACATCTTCACCAGCTTCATGTGTGCTTACCTTCATCAAGAAAGAAAACCAGGTTGCTATACAGAATGTCCCTGGATTTTGCTTCTGTGCTCAAACATGTCCCATTCATGCAATACCTATGGAGGCACTTTGCAGAACAG GTGTTGAACGAGGATCTACGACTTGTTCTTGGCCAGCAAGAACGAATGAACAACGGGGCAAATGTCTGGAACTTGCCTGTAGGTTACGACAAACTAGGGGTGAGGTATAGGTTATGGAGAGACGCTTTGGAGAGAGGAGCTAAGCAATTACCCTTTATGGAACCAAT GCAGACTCGCAAATAA
- the LOC102606930 gene encoding uncharacterized protein LOC102606930, with amino-acid sequence MFFFFVGGVNQQVSRVLKSGAGRCINCGSTADLVEYEKVLKAFFVPVWKWPAKEPALFCNNCNLLFPSSLPPPPPPPLVSDVSKCRFCDRLVEPDFSFCPYCGSAL; translated from the coding sequence atgttcttcttcttcgtggGAGGAGTGAACCAACAGGTGAGTCGGGTGCTGAAATCAGGTGCGGGCAGATGCATAAACTGCGGATCAACAGCCGATCTCGTTGAGTACGAAAAGGTGTTGAAAGCGTTCTTCGTTCCGGTGTGGAAATGGCCAGCGAAAGAACCGGCTCTGTTTTGTAATAATTGCAATCTCCTTTTTCCTTCCTCTCTGCCTCCGCCTCCGCCGCCGCCGCTCGTTTCGGATGTTTCCAAGTGCCGTTTTTGTGACCGCCTTGTTGAGCCTGACTTCAGCTTCTGCCCCTACTGTGGTTCTGCTCTGTAA
- the LOC102607221 gene encoding BTB/POZ domain-containing protein At1g21780 — MADSRVETISRLAQWRIDNFGPCSYKKSDPFKIGIWNWHLSVEKNRYLYVRLFPEPSRLSKEQPPFARFIIRVSNGGANRRLYISQVNERLLRTCEDFVWYVDCTIHGRFIVDVEFLELKIYPLNGGDASSVWPSDGMMQSVSAQSTLRCLARMLDEGILADTVIHTADGTLKAHKAVLSASSPVFQSMFHHDLKEKESSTIYIEDMSVESCMALLSYLYGTIKQEDFWKHRLALLGAANKYDIADLKDACEESLLEDINSGNVLERLQEAWLYQLSKLKKGCLTYLFDFGKIYDVRDEINNFFRQADRELMLEMFQEVLTVWKPV, encoded by the exons ATGGCCGATTCTCGCGTAGAAACGATCTCACGATTAGCTCAATGGAGAATCGATAACTTCGGGCCTTGCTCTTACAAAAAATCCGACCCATTTAAGATCGGTATCTGGAACTG GCACTTATCCGTCGAGAAGAATCGGTATCTGTACGTACGTTTGTTTCCGGAGCCGTCTCGTTTGTCGAAAGAACAGCCGCCGTTTGCAAGATTCATTATTCGTGTCTCCAATGGCGGCGCCAATCGGAGACTTTATATCTCTCAAG TTAATGAGCGATTGCTTCGGACGTGTGAAGACTTTGTCTGGTATGTCGATTGCACCATTCATGGCCGCTTCATTGTTGATGTTGAGTTTCTGGAGCTGAAGATCTACCCCCTGAAT GGTGGTGATGCCAGTTCTGTATGGCCCAGTGATGGAATGATGCAGTCTGTTTCAGCCCAAAGCACACTTCGATGCCTCGCTCGCATGCTTGATGAGGGCATCCTTGCAGATACTGTTATCCATACTGCTGACGGCACTCTAAAAGCTCACAAGGCAGTTCTCTCTGCAAGTTCTCCAGTTTTCCAGAGCATGTTCCATCATGACCTCAAGGAAAAAGAGTCGTCAACAATCTACATAGAAGACATGTCAGTCGAATCTTGCATGGCCCTTCTTAGTTACTTGTACGGAACCATAAAACAAGAAGATTTCTGGAAACACAGGCTGGCTTTGCTGGGGGCAGCAAACAAGTACGACATTGCAGACTTAAAAGATGCTTGTGAGGAAAGCCTTTTGGAAGATATCAATTCGGGGAATGTCCTTGAGAGGCTGCAAGAGGCCTGGCTATATCAGTTGAGCAAGTTGAAGAAAGGATGCTTGACGTACTTGTTTGATTTTGGCAAGATATATGATGTTAGAGATGAAATCAATAACTTCTTCAGGCAAGCAGACCGAGAACTGATGCTGGAGATGTTTCAGGAGGTTCTCACGGTCTGGAAACCGGTATAA